The Pristiophorus japonicus isolate sPriJap1 chromosome 2, sPriJap1.hap1, whole genome shotgun sequence DNA segment AACTAACATCAGGATAGGCTGAAAGCATTTTTACACTGCAACGGTACAAGTCCCAATACCGAGCGCAATTTATGTGTGTTTATTCTAAGTCGCGATACATATATGCTATTAATGTTTATTGATACTTAATTATATTTAAAATAAATATCTTCACCCTACCAGAGGTTTTAGGACATGGATCTGGTACAGAGCGGATTGTAAGGTGGCAAATACCTTAGGAATATCCTACCATCGTTTCTCGGAGTATAACATTTTATTTTGTGGATTTTCGGTGCCAATGTTAAACTCTCTGCTGCCTTAATCATAACATCACACACCCTAAATAATCGACGCGCGACACAAGATTGTGAAAATGAACCGAACAAATCACAAACCCCGCACCCCAGATGAGAAAAGCAACGGTTTCTAACTGCGAGCAGCACCCGGAGCATTTTCCCGGTGCTTACTTGTCTCTGCTGTAATAATACGAACTCCCTGCTCAGACCAACACAAGCAGTCGGTTCAACAGAGACCGTTGGTTAGTGACGCTCCCACAACGTCTGGCACGAGTCACACAGGCAGAGACCCTGACATACTGGGGCACTCCAGAAAATATCGCTAGAGATAGCGGGTGTACCGCGAATTcaggcaacaacaacaaaaaaacccgAAGCATACGTTTGGATAAATGACTAGCATTACGCAGAATGTTGTAATCAAAAAATGATGTGGCGCGTTGCAATTGTGCCTAGACTTCGACATCGTCGGTATTAAATAGCTATCTGGGCTGGCGGTGAGGGATTATTCTTGGAAGATGTGCCAAAAAACCTGGGTGCCACAACACCAATCAAATATAGCATGCATAATAGTTGCGATTTATTTAGTGCTCGCCTGCATGTGGACAGGAACTCTATAGAAAGATGATTTTTTTTGAATCAGAAAATGAGGAAACAAGCAGGATTGCTTTGGAAGAAATAAACACAGTCAGTGTATCAATGAGTACAGAGTTAAAGTCACAGCAGCAGGACCGTGCCTTTGTTGAGATGTGGTGCGATAGGATCTGATCAGTCCGGGGCACCTGTGCGAGTGCACTAACTCTGGGCAAGTCGAGAGAGAGACTGGCACGGCCGGGAGAATGAAACCGACCCGCCCGCTATGCCGCCGATTGGTGGCGAGAGGCCTGACGCACAGCCGCTCGGTGCCCCACCGCCAGCCAATCGGAGCGGGGCGCTGGGTGCCCAGGGCGGCCATTGGTCGACGCGAAGAGGGCGCTACGCAAAAACAGAGCGCCGAGCCCAGAGAGCTGCAATCTGTCAGTAGAGAGAACGGCACAGGAGCCGGGCAACTGCGGCGGGGGAAAAGTGAACAGCAGCAGCCGCCAGTCAAAAAAaagggagcgagaaagagagatgttttaaaaaaaagaaataacccagtgagattcagattAGGGAGCAGAAGTCCAGGAGGTGTTTTTGATGATAAACTCTGGACCCAATTGCCGTGTTTACACCGAGGATATGAGCGGCCGCTGTGTCAAAGGGTTTGACGTGAAACCAAAGCCCTGGGGAATCGCGACATCCACGCCACTGCTGAATGGTGTGAGATCAAACCAGCATCTGACTCATTAAAAGGAAAACAAAAGATTCGAAGTTCAGCTTGGGATGCGATGAGACAGCTTCGCGTAACTGGCGTTTGCGGGCAAATGTGATGGAAAAATCaaagcaggagagggagagagagagcgcgaagtcAATAAGAATCAGTAATATTGCAGCCCGCCACTGAACTTAAGGAAGGGGACGCGACTCTGGTGCGGGCTGTGGAGATGATCTTCTTATTTCTCTGGATTTGCTTTGTGGTCGAGCGCGTTGCCTGCCAGATCCGCTACTCGGTGCCCGAGGAGCAGGAACATGGGACCTTCGTGGGGAATATCGCTGAGGATTTGGGACTGGACGTGACCAAGCTGGCGGCGCGCCGCTTCCAGACGGTGCCCAGCTCCCGGACGCCCCACCTGGAGGTCAACCTGGAGAACGGGGTGCTGTTCGTCAACGAGAAGATCGACCGCGAGCAGATCTGCCGGCAGAGCCCCAGCTGCCTGCTGCACCTCGAGGTCTTCCTGGAGAACCCGCTGGAACTTTTCCGCGTGGAGATCGAGATCGTGGACATCAACGACAACCCGCCCACCTTCCCGGAGGCGGACATCACGGTGGAGATCTCGGAGAGCGCGTCGGCCGGCACCCGCCTGCCGCTGGAGAGCGCCTTCGACCCGGACGCGGGCAGCAACTCGTTGCGCACCTACGAGATCACCCCCAACAGCTACTTCTATCTGGACGTGCAGACCCAGGGAGACGGCAACAAGTTCGCCGAGCTGGTGCTGGAGAAGGCGCTGGATCGCGAGCAGCAAGAGCTTCACCGCTACGTGCTGACGGCGGTGGACGGGGGGCTGCCCCAGCGCACCGGCACCGCTCTGCTCACCATCAGGGTGCTGGACTCCAACGACAACGTTCCGGTCTTCGAGCAGTCGGTCTACACGGTCAGCCTGCCCGAGAACGCAGCCCTGGGCACCCTGGTCATCCAGCTGAACGCCACCGACCGCGACGAGGGCCAGAATGGCGAGGTGGTCTACTCGTTCAGCAACCATGTCTCGCCCCGGGTCAAGGAGCTGTTCAGCATCGAGCCCCGGACCGGCTGGATCGAGGTGAAGGGGCTCATCGACTACGAGGAGAGTAGCCTGCACCAGATCTACGTGCAGGCGAAAGACCTCGGGCCCAACGCGGTGCCGGCTCACTGCAAAGTGCTGGTGAAAGTTAGCGACCTGAACGACAATGCCCCCGAGATCAGCTTCAGCACCGTGTCCGACTCGGTGAACGAGAGCGCAGCGCCCGGCACCGTGGTGGCCCTGCTGAGTGTCACCGACCGCGACACGGGCGAGAATGGGCAGCTGCAGTGCGAGATCCTGGGGCAGGTGCCTTTCAAGCTCAAGCCGTCCTTCAAGAATTACTACACCATCGTGACGGACGGGCCCCTGGACCGGGAGAGCACCGACTCCTACACCATCACCATCATGGCCAAGGACAGGGGTTCGCCCCCTCTGGCCTCCAGCAAGTCCATCAAGGTTCAGGTGGCCGATGAGAACGACAACGCGCCCCGCTTCTCCCAACCGGCCTACGACGTCTATGTCACCGAGAACAATGTTCCCGGGG contains these protein-coding regions:
- the pcdh10a gene encoding protocadherin-10a isoform X3, producing MIFLFLWICFVVERVACQIRYSVPEEQEHGTFVGNIAEDLGLDVTKLAARRFQTVPSSRTPHLEVNLENGVLFVNEKIDREQICRQSPSCLLHLEVFLENPLELFRVEIEIVDINDNPPTFPEADITVEISESASAGTRLPLESAFDPDAGSNSLRTYEITPNSYFYLDVQTQGDGNKFAELVLEKALDREQQELHRYVLTAVDGGLPQRTGTALLTIRVLDSNDNVPVFEQSVYTVSLPENAALGTLVIQLNATDRDEGQNGEVVYSFSNHVSPRVKELFSIEPRTGWIEVKGLIDYEESSLHQIYVQAKDLGPNAVPAHCKVLVKVSDLNDNAPEISFSTVSDSVNESAAPGTVVALLSVTDRDTGENGQLQCEILGQVPFKLKPSFKNYYTIVTDGPLDRESTDSYTITIMAKDRGSPPLASSKSIKVQVADENDNAPRFSQPAYDVYVTENNVPGAYIYAVTAVDPDVGQNAYISYSILECDIQGMSVFTYVSINSENGYLYALRSFDYEQLKEFSFTVQARDAGSPPLASNTTINIIIVDQNDNAPSIVSPVSRNGSAKEIVPRSAEPGYLVARLVAVDADDGDNARLTYYIAKGNELGLFRMDWRSGELKTVRRLASNKKDPSAPYELLIEVRDHGQPPLSATATILVMAVDSAVDRQGERGNRAGNPKENSLDLTLILIIALGSVSFVFLLAMIVLAIRCQKDKKLNIYSCLASECCACCRQARNRKKKLSKSDIMLVQTTNTNAAQVPAEEGGFGHHSQNYCYQVCLTPESAKTDLMFLKPCSPARSTEADHNPCGAIIAGYTDQQPDIISNGSILSNETKHQRTELSFLVDRPRRVNSSAFQEADIVSSKDSGHGDSEQGDSDHDATNRAHNSGRSPRCILLQLGESRTVQDADFSTTAVNAAL